A window of the Miscanthus floridulus cultivar M001 chromosome 14, ASM1932011v1, whole genome shotgun sequence genome harbors these coding sequences:
- the LOC136504658 gene encoding stress response protein NST1-like, with protein sequence MCTLCAVQRWSRRVATMLPWLVVPLIVIWAATQMLLPAAYRFEVTSPRLACVSVLLLTLFWYEILLPRLSLWRARRSARLREERRAHALELHKLRKTATRRCRNCSNPYKEQNPGGGKFMCSYCGHVSKRPVLELNSAGKAPTGWPCAQDCGYWLDLRCSSGNNSSFLGFSWRLLSSFCSTAMRWLLRNIFRFTSSGDGEGLSIDGKRLAKRGENGGKAEESRTEKARRKAEEKRLARLEREMLEEEERKQREEMAKLVEERRKLRDEKAEAEERSKSATPVGEKDARKEAEKRRQERKKKEDKGSSKSNSDCEDIDRRLGRDGDRKRDFDRKSDFDRREGYKPHYIDSNNHSNRTGESRSKYFGRMTGGFLSSSRGFGGGSFFGRSAQAPAPQASKLSRPVVLATDQGNAIKRDVQHAATQATGKSATAGETRNAWTNFNRPVSPNVQPHPTGLKKSWHQLFSRSASVSPCPDVTTSAHDMIRKPEPNGAQINNAHTFLSQYPPLDYKPSSSQSMQFPGFPPLNGAPPSNPLPHFPAGHMPFYDDAESTLLEEPEQFEDPCYDPDAIALLGPVSESLDNFPPDLGCGFLSSDVMKESHGRPSPIESPLSRSRMAEEKPIKPPHSSVARGPGGSILPETSSEQGTWQMWSTPLVQESLGLQGPQSQWLRQNTNQFNHSANLFSSGGGAISSLGTGLNDSDPWLQKAPFQQLPPDTPSLFLSHEMPGKLHNDLVFGSPNKSAREHPFGPPGSLWPKEELALNGAQEGGGGHILSPSGAHVGGGVGLFSSASPDVQSLWSFNETFNEKESIE encoded by the exons ATGTGTACGCTGTGCGCCGTGCAGCGCTGGTCGCGGCGCGTCGCCACCATGCTCCCGTGGCTCGTCGTCCCGCTCATCGTCATCTGGGCCGCCACCCAGATGCTCCTCCCGGCCGCCTACCGCTTCGAGGTCACCTCCCCGCGCCTCGCCTGCGTCTCCGTCCTCCTTCTCACCCTCTTCTGGTACGAGATCCTCCTCCCGCGCCTCTCCCTCTGGCGCGCCCGCCGCTCCGCGCGCCTCCGCGAGgagcgccgcgcccacgccctcGAGCTCCACAAGCTCCGCAAGACCGCAACCCGGCGCTGCCGCAACTGCAGCAACCCGTACAAGGAGCAGAACCCCGGCGGCGGTAAGTTCATGTGCTCTTACTGCGGCCATGTCTCTAAGCGCCCCGTGCTCGAGCTCAATTCAGCCGGGAAGGCCCCCACCGGATGGCCTTGTGCTCAGGATTGTGGATATTGGCTGGACCTGCGCTGCTCCTCCGGCAATAACAGCTCCTTCTTGGGGTTCTCGTGGCGCTTGCTTTCGTCCTTTTGCTCGACAGCAATGAGGTGGTTATTGAGGAATATATTCAGATTTACATCCTCAGGGGATGGTGAGGGCTTGAGCATAGATGGTAAAAGGTTGGCAAAGAGAGGAGAGAATGGAGGAAAAGCCGAGGAGAGCAGGACCGAGAAGGCGAGAAGGAAGGCGGAAGAGAAGAGACTGGCAAGGCTGGAGAGGGAAATGCTGGAGGAGGAGGAAAGGAAGCAGCGAGAGGAGATGGCTAAGCTAGTAGAGGAACGCAGGAAGCTGAGGGATGAAAAAGCAGAGGCCGAGGAGCGGTCAAAAAGCGCTACCCCTGTTGGGGAGAAGGATGCTAGAAAGGAGGCAGAGAAGCGGCgtcaggagaggaagaagaaagaggacaAGGGGTCAAGCAAGAGCAATTCAGATTGTGAGGACATTGATAGAAGATTGGGCCGAGATGGCGATAGGAAGCGAGACTTTGACAGAAAGAGTGACTTCGACAGGCGTGAGGGTTACAAGCCTCATTACATCGATTCTAACAATCACAGTAATAGAACAGGGGAGAGCAGATCGAAATACTTTGGCCGTATGACAGGTGGTTTCTTATCTTCTTCAAGAGGGTTTGGCGGTGGTTCCTTCTTTGGCAGAAGTGCTCAGGCCCCTGCCCCTCAAGCTAGCAAGCTTAGTAGACCTGTAGTTCTTGCAACTGACCAGGGTAATGCAATCAAAAGAGATGTCCAGCATGCAGCCACACAAGCTACAGGCAAATCTGCTACAGCTGGAGAAACTAGAAATGCATGGACTAATTTTAATCGACCT GTTAGTCCAAATGTGCAGCCACACCCTACTGGCCTTAAAAAGTCATGGCATCAGCTGTTTAGTCGTTCAGCATCAGTGTCCCCTTGTCCTGATGTTACAACTTCAGCTCATGATATGATTCGGAAGCCAGAACCAAATGGAGCTCAAATAAACAATGCTCATACATTTCTCTCTCAGTATCCTCCTCTGGACtacaagccaagttcaagccagTCCATGCAATTTCCAGGTTTTCCACCGCTTAATGGAGCACCTCCCAGTAACCCACTACCTCATTTTCCTGCTGGACATATGCCCTTCTATGATGATGCGGAATCAACACTGCTTGAAGAACCAGAGCAATTTGAGGACCCATGCTATGATCCAGATGCAATTGCATTACTTGGGCCAGTTTCAGAATCTCTAGATAACTTCCCTCCAGACTTAGGTTGTGGATTCCTCTCAAGTGACGTTATGAAAGAATCACATGGGAGGCCTTCACCAATTGAGTCTCCTCTCTCAAGATCTCGTATGGCTGAAGAAAAGCCTATCAAGCCCCCGCACTCATCAGTTGCAAGAGGTCCTGGTGGTTCCATTCTGCCTGAGACTAGCAGCGAACAAGGCACATGGCAAATGTGGAGCACACCATTGGTTCAGGAAAGTTTAGGTCTGCAAGGTCCTCAGAGTCAGTGGCTTCGGCAAAACACAAATCAATTCAACCATAGTGCCAACCTTTTCAGCAGCGGAGGTGGAGCAATAAGTTCCCTGGGTACTGGTTTGAATGACAGTGATCCATGGCTGCAGAAAGCACCTTTCCAGCAATTGCCACCTGATACACCAAGCCTGTTCCTTTCACATGAAATGCCTGGAAAATTACACAACGACTTGGTTTTTGGGTCTCCAAACAAATCAGCCCGCGAACACCCCTTTGGGCCGCCTGGTTCTTTGTGGCCCAA GGAGGAACTGGCGCTGAATGGAGCTCAGGAAGGTGGTGGCGGGCATATCCTGTCGCCGTCCGGTGCACATGTTGGCGGTGGTGTTGGCTTGTTTTCTTCAGCAAGTCCTGATGTACAGTCACTGTGGTCATTCAATGAAACATTCAATGAAAAAGAGAGCATAGAATGA